From Corallococcus soli, a single genomic window includes:
- a CDS encoding CHAT domain-containing protein, whose translation MATFAMQDAAREVSHLLESIRSLTAELASSDPVEGQRIIHLRLVLSASELALLPFELATSHVGMPGQGQPLALQTVTPVCLTREVRRVAASTLEWPTKPRILMVTAAPREVSAVPAREHEEKLKAALAPYLDMDEPQEIEDHLTVLAEATIEDVREACSKTAYTHIHILAHGIARDGTGDEAKYGLAFHAQQDRNEVDIVSGERLASALRCHMRGDIEQVLSSPVVVSIASCDSANVGAVLAPGASIAHALHEQGIPLVVGSQFPLSVKGSILLVELLYRRLLAGDDPRITVHDLRQALYTACPESHDWASVVVYASLPGNLIEQLQQARFEQANQALNMAMRHTAGVLQKESNAARSRRKGTKPPEPEMQSKDINDLKQQIMQAMERFEEAAPDGQIKTLGTLASARKQIALLLSMEKSLSSPKTKEDPEWGDALLDDEEFRTMLETSRRYYYECYKAGAREAWPLVQYLALTAGLKREKGPGSSKVSKRFQRLWIAAGALARENIRWGDAQQAAWAYGSLMELSVLSMHWRDPKKCSSEAKLFARQAIEHLDLNKYSDAEFDIFSLRRQLRRYNYWGWGTKEMLQLCREIGELIGVD comes from the coding sequence TTCTCTCGGCCTCGGAACTCGCGCTTCTCCCATTCGAACTCGCGACATCTCATGTGGGCATGCCGGGCCAGGGACAGCCTCTCGCACTCCAGACGGTTACCCCGGTATGTCTGACTCGGGAAGTCCGTCGTGTCGCAGCTAGCACCCTGGAGTGGCCGACCAAGCCTCGCATTCTGATGGTGACGGCGGCTCCTCGCGAAGTATCGGCGGTACCAGCACGGGAGCACGAAGAAAAGCTCAAAGCCGCCCTCGCTCCATATTTAGATATGGATGAGCCCCAGGAGATTGAAGACCATCTGACCGTTCTAGCAGAGGCAACGATAGAAGACGTGCGTGAAGCCTGTTCCAAAACTGCATATACGCACATTCACATCCTGGCGCATGGCATCGCTCGCGATGGAACCGGAGACGAAGCTAAGTACGGACTCGCATTCCATGCGCAACAGGACCGAAACGAAGTAGACATCGTTTCAGGTGAGAGACTGGCCTCGGCCTTAAGATGCCACATGCGCGGCGATATCGAGCAAGTGCTCTCCAGTCCAGTCGTAGTTTCTATTGCTAGTTGCGATAGCGCGAACGTGGGTGCCGTTTTGGCGCCAGGTGCAAGCATTGCTCATGCCCTTCATGAGCAAGGCATCCCCTTAGTTGTTGGTTCCCAATTTCCTCTTTCTGTTAAAGGTTCGATCCTTCTAGTCGAGCTTCTCTACCGCAGACTGCTCGCGGGTGACGATCCACGCATTACAGTGCATGACTTGAGGCAGGCGCTCTATACGGCCTGCCCAGAGAGCCACGACTGGGCTTCAGTGGTTGTCTATGCATCTTTGCCAGGCAACCTGATAGAACAACTTCAGCAGGCCCGTTTTGAGCAGGCAAATCAGGCGCTCAATATGGCGATGCGCCATACAGCAGGAGTGTTGCAGAAAGAATCAAATGCGGCGCGCTCTAGGCGTAAAGGCACCAAGCCTCCGGAGCCGGAAATGCAGTCAAAGGATATAAACGATCTAAAACAGCAGATAATGCAAGCGATGGAGCGTTTCGAAGAGGCCGCACCCGACGGGCAGATTAAGACCCTAGGAACGCTGGCAAGCGCGCGAAAACAAATTGCCTTGTTGCTTTCCATGGAGAAGTCCCTCTCATCGCCCAAGACGAAAGAAGACCCGGAATGGGGCGACGCGCTGCTAGACGATGAGGAGTTTCGCACTATGCTCGAAACATCTCGTCGTTATTATTATGAATGCTACAAGGCGGGTGCCCGCGAGGCATGGCCCCTGGTCCAGTATCTTGCACTCACTGCGGGCCTAAAACGTGAGAAAGGCCCTGGAAGTTCAAAAGTATCAAAACGGTTCCAACGCCTGTGGATTGCTGCTGGTGCACTCGCGCGTGAGAACATTCGATGGGGAGATGCCCAACAGGCGGCCTGGGCATACGGGAGTCTGATGGAGCTCTCTGTGTTGTCAATGCATTGGCGAGATCCTAAGAAGTGCAGTTCTGAGGCAAAGCTTTTTGCTCGGCAAGCAATCGAACACCTGGACTTGAATAAGTACAGTGATGCTGAGTTTGATATTTTCAGCTTAAGGCGCCAGCTCCGCCGATATAATTACTGGGGCTGGGGAACAAAAGAAATGTTGCAATTGTGCCGCGAAATTGGCGAGCTGATAGGTGTCGACTGA